One Candidatus Limnocylindrales bacterium DNA window includes the following coding sequences:
- a CDS encoding radical SAM protein: protein MRVGLIFPRFKYPSGDPPLGVMYVASSLRQEVGCPVDILDSTFFRNQETFCTYLSEKGPYDLVGISLMTFMMYDAFDIAAYIKAKFPRTKIIMGGPHPTVMPDHTLENKHIDAICIGEGEMVLVDVVKNDGNFKGIPGVWYRDGDQIIKNPERENIWDLDKLPFPAWDLVPMETYFAHWFLMDSVQIGLRGTSLCASRGCPFKCTYCQPTLNAIFGKKIRKRSPANIVDEIETLKDRYKITAFAFQDDTFIIDKKWAKSVAREMINRKVDLVWETNVRADLIPEDLLTDLYEAGLRKINIGIESHSQKTLDEIYDKKITVEQVKESVRIANKLGIKVQGYFMLGAPTEGIYDALQTINFARKLDIHDATFSITTPLPMTYLYDRTKELIEKDLGEFDYYSTSVYKKSVTASPLALKILKKLAFFSFYLTPKRLLKTLKLVLDPSQLTKTLVKLRRVLS from the coding sequence GAACCAGGAAACCTTTTGCACTTACCTGTCTGAGAAAGGTCCCTATGATCTGGTCGGTATTTCATTGATGACGTTTATGATGTATGACGCGTTTGATATAGCGGCTTATATCAAGGCTAAATTTCCTCGAACAAAGATTATAATGGGAGGACCTCACCCAACGGTTATGCCCGACCATACCCTGGAAAATAAGCATATCGATGCAATTTGTATCGGTGAAGGGGAGATGGTCCTGGTCGACGTGGTAAAAAATGATGGAAATTTTAAAGGGATTCCCGGCGTATGGTATCGGGATGGAGACCAGATCATTAAAAATCCAGAGCGGGAGAATATCTGGGATCTGGATAAACTACCTTTTCCGGCCTGGGATCTGGTACCCATGGAGACCTATTTTGCGCACTGGTTCCTTATGGATTCGGTTCAGATAGGACTTCGGGGAACTTCCCTCTGCGCTTCACGGGGATGTCCCTTCAAATGCACCTATTGCCAGCCCACGCTGAATGCTATTTTTGGAAAAAAGATCCGCAAGCGATCTCCTGCTAATATTGTAGATGAAATCGAAACGCTGAAAGATCGCTATAAAATCACAGCCTTTGCCTTCCAGGATGATACTTTCATTATCGATAAGAAGTGGGCTAAAAGCGTGGCCCGGGAAATGATTAACCGAAAAGTGGATCTGGTTTGGGAAACCAACGTGCGGGCAGATCTTATCCCGGAGGATCTGTTGACCGATCTCTATGAGGCCGGACTCCGAAAAATTAATATTGGCATAGAATCCCATTCCCAGAAGACCCTGGATGAGATTTATGATAAAAAAATAACCGTAGAACAGGTTAAAGAAAGCGTTCGAATCGCTAACAAACTGGGAATCAAAGTCCAGGGTTATTTTATGTTGGGAGCCCCCACCGAAGGAATCTACGACGCTCTACAAACCATTAATTTCGCCAGAAAATTGGATATCCACGACGCAACTTTTAGTATCACAACTCCCCTTCCAATGACCTATCTTTATGATAGAACCAAGGAGTTGATAGAGAAGGATCTTGGAGAGTTTGACTATTATAGTACGTCCGTTTATAAAAAATCGGTTACCGCCTCTCCTTTAGCCCTAAAAATACTGAAAAAGCTAGCTTTTTTTAGCTTTTATCTAACCCCTAAGCGACTTCTTAAAACCTTGAAGTTGGTATTGGACCCTTCCCAATTGACCAAAACGTTGGTTAAATTGAGGCGGGTTTTATCTTAA
- a CDS encoding cupredoxin domain-containing protein, whose translation MRRFSAWLVLIPVILLLIAPVGAMRIPAIDFDVKVTPRAGVVQTITIQNFAFNPQTLVVNLNDTVRAINNDGVPHTVTSDQGLFDSGTIRPGKSKQAIAKRRGTYPYHCSIHPFMKGTVIVQ comes from the coding sequence ATGCGTCGTTTTTCTGCCTGGCTCGTTTTGATTCCTGTTATTTTACTTTTGATAGCTCCTGTTGGGGCGATGAGGATTCCCGCCATTGACTTTGATGTGAAAGTGACCCCAAGAGCCGGGGTCGTCCAGACGATCACCATTCAAAACTTTGCCTTCAATCCGCAAACTCTGGTCGTCAATCTCAATGATACCGTCAGGGCCATAAACAATGATGGAGTTCCCCATACCGTAACCAGTGACCAAGGACTTTTTGATTCAGGCACCATACGCCCTGGTAAATCTAAACAAGCGATAGCCAAGCGCAGAGGAACTTACCCTTATCATTGTTCCATTCACCCCTTTATGAAAGGGACAGTCATCGTACAGTAA
- a CDS encoding cyclase family protein — protein sequence MSKPKLVDLTHPIKPNHWRWPVEFKRIRNYEEGFPFLIHRITLSGHSFTHVDAPSHFIPGGKSFSQLPLDQWFGEAVIVDLTHCQANDPIRVEDLESRGQHIRQGDIVLLRTDWPLKRSIETREFWTEAPYTTREACRWLVQKRVKTVGYDYPPDYSIRYMITEPDRPISREECTTHDVFFKEGICVIEYLTNLHLLKKDRVFLYVFPLLLEGGDGSPVRAVAAEPID from the coding sequence ATGTCAAAACCCAAACTTGTCGATTTAACCCATCCTATTAAACCCAATCACTGGCGTTGGCCCGTAGAATTTAAAAGAATTCGGAACTATGAAGAAGGTTTTCCTTTTCTAATCCACAGGATAACCTTGAGTGGTCATAGTTTTACCCATGTGGATGCTCCCAGTCATTTTATTCCAGGTGGTAAGTCGTTTTCTCAACTTCCCTTAGATCAGTGGTTTGGAGAGGCTGTAATCGTAGATTTAACCCATTGTCAGGCTAATGATCCCATTCGGGTGGAAGATTTGGAGAGTCGGGGACAGCATATACGCCAGGGAGACATCGTGCTGTTACGAACAGACTGGCCTCTCAAGCGTTCTATAGAAACCCGGGAATTTTGGACAGAGGCTCCTTATACCACTCGAGAAGCCTGTCGGTGGCTGGTACAGAAAAGGGTTAAAACCGTAGGGTACGATTATCCTCCCGATTACTCCATTCGATACATGATCACAGAACCTGACCGCCCCATCAGTCGAGAAGAGTGCACCACACACGATGTTTTCTTTAAGGAGGGGATTTGTGTAATCGAGTATTTAACCAACCTTCATCTTTTGAAAAAAGATCGTGTTTTTTTATATGTTTTTCCCCTTCTTTTAGAAGGGGGAGATGGCAGCCCGGTACGCGCAGTTGCTGCAGAACCTATCGACTGA